Genomic segment of Candidatus Methylomirabilota bacterium:
GCGTCGATCAGTACACACTGCCCGACATGATGGTGACCAACGTGTGCTTTGGTGGGCGCGGTCTTCAGACCGCGTACGCCACACTATCGATGGGCGGGACGCTCGTATCGTTCGACTGGCCGCGCCCCGGCCTGGCCCTGAACCACCTCAACAGTGGCGGGAGACCCTGAAGGAGTGCTGACAGCGGCAGAGGTCGAGCAATTCATCACTGACGGGTACGTGGCGGTGCGGAGGGCAGTGCCCGCCGACGTGATCGCCGAGTGTCAGAACGTGCTGTGGATGGATCTCGCCACTCGCGGCGTCAATCGCACCGATCGATCGACGTGGACGCAGCCCGTCATCCGGCTCAACAGTCCGGAGGGTGGGCCCTTTGCCGCGGCAGGCACCGCGCGGGCGCTCTGGGACGCGTACAACCAACTGCTCGGCGAGGGTACGTGGTGGAAGCGCCAGGGCCTGGGCGGCACCATCCCGGTGCGCTTCCCGAGTGAAACGGACCCGGGCGATGCGGGATGGCACATCGACGGCAGCTACGATGGACCAGACGGCAGCTACTGGGTCAACGTCCGGAGCAAGATGCGCGGACTGCTCGTGCTGTTCCTGCTCACCGATGTGGACGACCGGAGTGCGCTCACGCGCATCCTGAAAGGCTCACACCTCGATGTGCCCCGTGTCCTCGCCCCTGTGGGCGAAGAGGGCACCAGCTTCGCCCACGTCGCACCCCGCCTATCTGGCTCGACGTTCAATCGTCAGCGGGTGCTCGCCACGGGCAAGGCCGGTGACGTCTACGTCTGTCACCCCTTCCTCGTGCACGCCGCATCGTGGCC
This window contains:
- a CDS encoding phytanoyl-CoA dioxygenase, which codes for MLTAAEVEQFITDGYVAVRRAVPADVIAECQNVLWMDLATRGVNRTDRSTWTQPVIRLNSPEGGPFAAAGTARALWDAYNQLLGEGTWWKRQGLGGTIPVRFPSETDPGDAGWHIDGSYDGPDGSYWVNVRSKMRGLLVLFLLTDVDDRSALTRILKGSHLDVPRVLAPVGEEGTSFAHVAPRLSGSTFNRQRVLATGKAGDVYVCHPFLVHAASWPHQGTQARMIAQPGVAIREPFPLREETAEADACPVEAAILRGLRNG